A window of the Miscanthus floridulus cultivar M001 chromosome 14, ASM1932011v1, whole genome shotgun sequence genome harbors these coding sequences:
- the LOC136502710 gene encoding alpha-1,3-mannosyl-glycoprotein 2-beta-N-acetylglucosaminyltransferase-like has product MARSPCDLRLLLLAAAAAFIYIQVRLFATQSHYADRLAEAERSENQCTSQLKSLIDQVSMQQEKIVALEEIKVRQDEERSHLKILIKDLEKRSVQKLLDNNVVPVAAVVIMACNRPDYLERTVESILKYQTTVASKFPLFISQDGANGAVKRKALEYKQITYMQHVDLEPVRTERPGELTAYYKIAKHYKWALDNLFIKHNFARVIILEDDMEIAPDFFDYFEAAAKLLDNDKTIMAVSSWNDNGQKQFVHDPKALYRSDFFPGLGWMLTKSTWIELSPKWPKAYWDDWVRLKEVHGNRQFIRPEICRTYNFGKHGSSLGQFFEQYLEPIRLNDVNIDWNSEDLSYLGEDKFLTKFGKEVASATPLHGSDAVLKAHNMAEDVRIQYNDQEDFERIARQFGIFEEWKDGIPRTAYKGVVVFRYNSSQRRIFLVSPDSLRQLGV; this is encoded by the exons ATGGCTCGGAGCCCCTGcgacctccgcctcctcctcctcgctgccGCTGCAGCTTTCATCTACATCCAA GTGCGCCTCTTTGCTACCCAGTCCCATTATGCAGACCGTCTTGCAGAAGCA GAAAGATCTGAAAATCAGTGCACCAGTCAATTAAAGTCCTTGATCGATCAAGTCAGTATGCAGCAGGAGAAGATTGTAGCATTGGAAG AGATAAAGGTACGGCAAGATGAAGAACGTTCACATCTGAAGATTTTGATAAAGGATCTTGAAA AAAGGAGTGTGCAGAAGCTACTAGACAATAATGTGGTTCCTGTTGCTGCTGTTGTCATAATGGCTTGCAATCGACCGGACTATTTAGAGAGAACAGTTGAATCTATCCTGAA GTATCAGACAACAGTTGCTTCAAAGTTTCCGCTTTTTATATCTCAG GATGGAGCAAATGGAGCTGTGAAAAGGAAAGCTTTGGAATATAAACAAATAACATATATGCAG CATGTGGATCTTGAACCTGTGCGAACTGAAAGGCCGGGAGAATTAACAGCATATTACAAGATTGCTA AACATTATAAGTGGGCCTTGGAcaacctattcattaaacatAACTTTGCTCGAGTAATCATTCTAGAAG ATGACATGGAGATTGCCCCGGATTTTTTCGACTATTTTGAGGCTGCAGCTAAATTACTTGATAATGACAA GACGATTATGGCTGTTTCTTCTTGGAACGACAATGGTCAAAAGCAGTTTGTTCACGACCCAA AAGCTCTTTACCGTTCGGATTTCTTTCCTGGGCTTGGATGGATGTTAACAAAGTCCACTTGGATTGAACTGTCACCAAAGTGGCCTAAAG CTTATTGGGATGATTGGGTGAGGCTAAAGGAGGTACATGGAAATCGGCAATTCATACGCCCAGAAATTTGTAGAACATAcaattttggcaagcat GGATCAAGCTTGGGACAATTCTTTGAGCAATATTTGGAGCCCATTAGGTTAAATGATGTTAAT ATTGACTGGAATTCTGAGGATCTGAGCTACCTTGGGGAG GATAAGTTTTTAACCAAATTTGGAAAAGAGGTAGCTAGTGCCACTCCTCTCCATGGATCGGATGCTGTGTTGAAAGCCCACAATATGGCTGAGGATGTAAGGATCCAATACAACGATCAGGAAGATTTTGAGCGGATAGCTCGTCAATTTGGAATATTCGAAGAATGGAAG GATGGCATCCCAAGAACAGCTTACAAAGGAGTAGTGGTCTTCCGGTACAACAGTAGTCAAAGGCGAATATTTCTTGTCAGCCCAGATTCTCTTCGTCAGCTAGGAGTGTAG
- the LOC136502707 gene encoding transcription factor E2FA-like isoform X5, giving the protein MRGERAEVDGDGCVLVLAKTCCLILLKRKHNNRPGNEAGESNDLMMSPGYANAGNSPVPTPPSGKGLKPSTKPKAMKGQKSCPQTPLSFGSPGNPSTPVGGCRYDSSLGLLTKKFLNLLKGAPGGIVDLNNAAETLEVQKRRIYDITNVLEGIGLIEKKLKNNIRWKGVDDSRPGEVSDDMSILQADIDALTLQERNLDEQISEMRDRLRALTEDENNQKWLYVTEDDIKSLPCFQNQTLIAIKAPHGTTLEVPDPDEVNGYPQRRYRIVLRSTMGPIDVYLVSQFEEMSGMETPPRPTQTISMDPIENPRTPLAANCNKVTGMQSNIQEGPILPSDVPSSSQDISGMMKIVPSELDADTDYWLLSDNTGVSMTNMWETGPEDVEWDRIEKFNAEDFLEVGTPQQQDKPADVVDGPSCIS; this is encoded by the exons ATGCGTGGCGAGCGAGCTGAGGTGGATGGGGATGGCTGCGTTTTAGTGTTAGCAAAGACGTGTTGCTTAATTTTG TTGAAACGGAAACATAATAACAGACCAGGAAATGAAGCTGGCGaatcaaatgacttgatgatgaGCCCTGGATATGCTAATGCTGGCAACAGCCCAGTTCCTACACCCCCTTCAGGGAAAGGTTTAAAACCATCCACCAAGCCTAAGGCTATGAAGGGCCAGAAATCTTGCCCTCAGACCCCTTTGAGTTTTG GTTCTCCGGGCAATCCTTCTACCCCTGTTGGTGGCTGCCGCTATGATAGCTCCCTTG GGCTCTTGACAAAGAAGTTCCTGAACTTGCTAAAAGGTGCACCTGGTGGCATTGTTGATCTGAATAATGCTGCAGAAACTCTGGAG GTACAGAAAAGGCGCATATATGACATTACTAATGTTCTCGAAGGGATTGGGCTGATAGAAAAGAAGCTTAAGAACAACATCCGTTGGAA AGGAGTTGATGACTCTCGACCCGGAGAAGTTAGTGATGATATGTCCATCTTACAG GCAGATATCGACGCTCTCACACTGCAAGAGCGCAATTTGGATGAACAAATAAG TGAAATGCGAGACAGATTAAGAGCGCTGACTGAAGATGAAAATAACCAAAA GTGGCTTTATGTCACGGAAGATGATATCAAATCTTTGCCATGCTTCCAG AATCAGACTCTAATTGCTATAAAAGCACCGCATGGTACAACTTTGGAAGTCCCAGACCCTGATGAG GTTAATGGTTATCCTCAAAGGAGATATAGGATTGTCCTAAGAAGTACCATGGGTCCGATAGATGTGTACCTAGTTAG TCAATTTGAGGAGATGAGTGGCATGGAGACTCCTCCAAGGCCTACACAGACAATAAGCATGGATCCTATAGAGAATCCTAGGACGCCTTTGGCTGCGAATTGCAACAAAGTCACAGGGATGCAATCAAATATTCAAGAAGGGCCTATCCTACCTTCTGATGTACCTAGCAGTTCACAGGACATTTCAGGGATGATGAAGAttgtcccttcggagcttgat GCTGATACAGACTACTGGCTCTTATCGGACAACACAGGAGTTAGCATGACGAACATGTGGGAGACAGGAC CAGAAGATGTGGAGTGGGACAGGATTGAAAAATTCAACGCAGAGGATTTCCTGGAAGTGGGCACTCCCCAGCAGCAGGATAAACCAGCCGACGTCGTGGATGGCCCCTCCTGTATAAGTTGA
- the LOC136502707 gene encoding transcription factor E2FB-like isoform X4: MAAAAGDGASEARARALLQHHQPFAPLPGEYHHFGAPAAAAEEMVEAVVLRTPLKRKHNNRPGNEAGESNDLMMSPGYANAGNSPVPTPPSGKGSPGNPSTPVGGCRYDSSLGLLTKKFLNLLKGAPGGIVDLNNAAETLEVQKRRIYDITNVLEGIGLIEKKLKNNIRWKGVDDSRPGEVSDDMSILQADIDALTLQERNLDEQISEMRDRLRALTEDENNQKWLYVTEDDIKSLPCFQNQTLIAIKAPHGTTLEVPDPDEVNGYPQRRYRIVLRSTMGPIDVYLVSQFEEMSGMETPPRPTQTISMDPIENPRTPLAANCNKVTGMQSNIQEGPILPSDVPSSSQDISGMMKIVPSELDADTDYWLLSDNTGVSMTNMWETGPEDVEWDRIEKFNAEDFLEVGTPQQQDKPADVVDGPSCIS, encoded by the exons atggcggcggcggccggcgacgGGGCCAGCGAGGCCAGGGCGCGGGCGCTGCTGCAGCACCACCAGCCGTTCGCGCCGCTGCCAGGGGAGTACCACCACTTcggcgcgcccgccgccgccgccgaggagatggtggaggcggTCGTCCTCAGGACGCCA TTGAAACGGAAACATAATAACAGACCAGGAAATGAAGCTGGCGaatcaaatgacttgatgatgaGCCCTGGATATGCTAATGCTGGCAACAGCCCAGTTCCTACACCCCCTTCAGGGAAAG GTTCTCCGGGCAATCCTTCTACCCCTGTTGGTGGCTGCCGCTATGATAGCTCCCTTG GGCTCTTGACAAAGAAGTTCCTGAACTTGCTAAAAGGTGCACCTGGTGGCATTGTTGATCTGAATAATGCTGCAGAAACTCTGGAG GTACAGAAAAGGCGCATATATGACATTACTAATGTTCTCGAAGGGATTGGGCTGATAGAAAAGAAGCTTAAGAACAACATCCGTTGGAA AGGAGTTGATGACTCTCGACCCGGAGAAGTTAGTGATGATATGTCCATCTTACAG GCAGATATCGACGCTCTCACACTGCAAGAGCGCAATTTGGATGAACAAATAAG TGAAATGCGAGACAGATTAAGAGCGCTGACTGAAGATGAAAATAACCAAAA GTGGCTTTATGTCACGGAAGATGATATCAAATCTTTGCCATGCTTCCAG AATCAGACTCTAATTGCTATAAAAGCACCGCATGGTACAACTTTGGAAGTCCCAGACCCTGATGAG GTTAATGGTTATCCTCAAAGGAGATATAGGATTGTCCTAAGAAGTACCATGGGTCCGATAGATGTGTACCTAGTTAG TCAATTTGAGGAGATGAGTGGCATGGAGACTCCTCCAAGGCCTACACAGACAATAAGCATGGATCCTATAGAGAATCCTAGGACGCCTTTGGCTGCGAATTGCAACAAAGTCACAGGGATGCAATCAAATATTCAAGAAGGGCCTATCCTACCTTCTGATGTACCTAGCAGTTCACAGGACATTTCAGGGATGATGAAGAttgtcccttcggagcttgat GCTGATACAGACTACTGGCTCTTATCGGACAACACAGGAGTTAGCATGACGAACATGTGGGAGACAGGAC CAGAAGATGTGGAGTGGGACAGGATTGAAAAATTCAACGCAGAGGATTTCCTGGAAGTGGGCACTCCCCAGCAGCAGGATAAACCAGCCGACGTCGTGGATGGCCCCTCCTGTATAAGTTGA
- the LOC136502707 gene encoding transcription factor E2FA-like isoform X6 produces the protein MMSPGYANAGNSPVPTPPSGKGLKPSTKPKAMKGQKSCPQTPLSFGSPGNPSTPVGGCRYDSSLGLLTKKFLNLLKGAPGGIVDLNNAAETLEVQKRRIYDITNVLEGIGLIEKKLKNNIRWKGVDDSRPGEVSDDMSILQADIDALTLQERNLDEQISEMRDRLRALTEDENNQKWLYVTEDDIKSLPCFQNQTLIAIKAPHGTTLEVPDPDEVNGYPQRRYRIVLRSTMGPIDVYLVSQFEEMSGMETPPRPTQTISMDPIENPRTPLAANCNKVTGMQSNIQEGPILPSDVPSSSQDISGMMKIVPSELDADTDYWLLSDNTGVSMTNMWETGPEDVEWDRIEKFNAEDFLEVGTPQQQDKPADVVDGPSCIS, from the exons atgatgaGCCCTGGATATGCTAATGCTGGCAACAGCCCAGTTCCTACACCCCCTTCAGGGAAAGGTTTAAAACCATCCACCAAGCCTAAGGCTATGAAGGGCCAGAAATCTTGCCCTCAGACCCCTTTGAGTTTTG GTTCTCCGGGCAATCCTTCTACCCCTGTTGGTGGCTGCCGCTATGATAGCTCCCTTG GGCTCTTGACAAAGAAGTTCCTGAACTTGCTAAAAGGTGCACCTGGTGGCATTGTTGATCTGAATAATGCTGCAGAAACTCTGGAG GTACAGAAAAGGCGCATATATGACATTACTAATGTTCTCGAAGGGATTGGGCTGATAGAAAAGAAGCTTAAGAACAACATCCGTTGGAA AGGAGTTGATGACTCTCGACCCGGAGAAGTTAGTGATGATATGTCCATCTTACAG GCAGATATCGACGCTCTCACACTGCAAGAGCGCAATTTGGATGAACAAATAAG TGAAATGCGAGACAGATTAAGAGCGCTGACTGAAGATGAAAATAACCAAAA GTGGCTTTATGTCACGGAAGATGATATCAAATCTTTGCCATGCTTCCAG AATCAGACTCTAATTGCTATAAAAGCACCGCATGGTACAACTTTGGAAGTCCCAGACCCTGATGAG GTTAATGGTTATCCTCAAAGGAGATATAGGATTGTCCTAAGAAGTACCATGGGTCCGATAGATGTGTACCTAGTTAG TCAATTTGAGGAGATGAGTGGCATGGAGACTCCTCCAAGGCCTACACAGACAATAAGCATGGATCCTATAGAGAATCCTAGGACGCCTTTGGCTGCGAATTGCAACAAAGTCACAGGGATGCAATCAAATATTCAAGAAGGGCCTATCCTACCTTCTGATGTACCTAGCAGTTCACAGGACATTTCAGGGATGATGAAGAttgtcccttcggagcttgat GCTGATACAGACTACTGGCTCTTATCGGACAACACAGGAGTTAGCATGACGAACATGTGGGAGACAGGAC CAGAAGATGTGGAGTGGGACAGGATTGAAAAATTCAACGCAGAGGATTTCCTGGAAGTGGGCACTCCCCAGCAGCAGGATAAACCAGCCGACGTCGTGGATGGCCCCTCCTGTATAAGTTGA
- the LOC136502707 gene encoding transcription factor E2FA-like isoform X3 — translation MNFCRTVSFCTKITNRYLVTFFFTDVSEHVSLRGKRVRPTSLPRLTLAAMLKRKHNNRPGNEAGESNDLMMSPGYANAGNSPVPTPPSGKGLKPSTKPKAMKGQKSCPQTPLSFGSPGNPSTPVGGCRYDSSLGLLTKKFLNLLKGAPGGIVDLNNAAETLEVQKRRIYDITNVLEGIGLIEKKLKNNIRWKGVDDSRPGEVSDDMSILQADIDALTLQERNLDEQISEMRDRLRALTEDENNQKWLYVTEDDIKSLPCFQNQTLIAIKAPHGTTLEVPDPDEVNGYPQRRYRIVLRSTMGPIDVYLVSQFEEMSGMETPPRPTQTISMDPIENPRTPLAANCNKVTGMQSNIQEGPILPSDVPSSSQDISGMMKIVPSELDADTDYWLLSDNTGVSMTNMWETGPEDVEWDRIEKFNAEDFLEVGTPQQQDKPADVVDGPSCIS, via the exons ATGAACTTTTGTCGAACAGTCTCCTTTTGCACCAAAATAACGAATCGCTATCTTGTAACCTTTTTTTTCACTGACGTGTCTGAGCATGTTTCATTAAGAGGGAAGCGAGTGCGACCCACGTCGCTGCCAAGGCTAACCTTGGCAGCTATG TTGAAACGGAAACATAATAACAGACCAGGAAATGAAGCTGGCGaatcaaatgacttgatgatgaGCCCTGGATATGCTAATGCTGGCAACAGCCCAGTTCCTACACCCCCTTCAGGGAAAGGTTTAAAACCATCCACCAAGCCTAAGGCTATGAAGGGCCAGAAATCTTGCCCTCAGACCCCTTTGAGTTTTG GTTCTCCGGGCAATCCTTCTACCCCTGTTGGTGGCTGCCGCTATGATAGCTCCCTTG GGCTCTTGACAAAGAAGTTCCTGAACTTGCTAAAAGGTGCACCTGGTGGCATTGTTGATCTGAATAATGCTGCAGAAACTCTGGAG GTACAGAAAAGGCGCATATATGACATTACTAATGTTCTCGAAGGGATTGGGCTGATAGAAAAGAAGCTTAAGAACAACATCCGTTGGAA AGGAGTTGATGACTCTCGACCCGGAGAAGTTAGTGATGATATGTCCATCTTACAG GCAGATATCGACGCTCTCACACTGCAAGAGCGCAATTTGGATGAACAAATAAG TGAAATGCGAGACAGATTAAGAGCGCTGACTGAAGATGAAAATAACCAAAA GTGGCTTTATGTCACGGAAGATGATATCAAATCTTTGCCATGCTTCCAG AATCAGACTCTAATTGCTATAAAAGCACCGCATGGTACAACTTTGGAAGTCCCAGACCCTGATGAG GTTAATGGTTATCCTCAAAGGAGATATAGGATTGTCCTAAGAAGTACCATGGGTCCGATAGATGTGTACCTAGTTAG TCAATTTGAGGAGATGAGTGGCATGGAGACTCCTCCAAGGCCTACACAGACAATAAGCATGGATCCTATAGAGAATCCTAGGACGCCTTTGGCTGCGAATTGCAACAAAGTCACAGGGATGCAATCAAATATTCAAGAAGGGCCTATCCTACCTTCTGATGTACCTAGCAGTTCACAGGACATTTCAGGGATGATGAAGAttgtcccttcggagcttgat GCTGATACAGACTACTGGCTCTTATCGGACAACACAGGAGTTAGCATGACGAACATGTGGGAGACAGGAC CAGAAGATGTGGAGTGGGACAGGATTGAAAAATTCAACGCAGAGGATTTCCTGGAAGTGGGCACTCCCCAGCAGCAGGATAAACCAGCCGACGTCGTGGATGGCCCCTCCTGTATAAGTTGA
- the LOC136502707 gene encoding transcription factor E2FB-like isoform X2 yields MAAAAGDGASEARARALLQHHQPFAPLPGEYHHFGAPAAAAEEMVEAVVLRTPLKRKHNNRPGNEAGESNDLMMSPGYANAGNSPVPTPPSGKGLKPSTKPKAMKGQKSCPQTPLSFGSPGNPSTPVGGCRYDSSLGLLTKKFLNLLKGAPGGIVDLNNAAETLEVQKRRIYDITNVLEGIGLIEKKLKNNIRWKGVDDSRPGEVSDDMSILQADIDALTLQERNLDEQISEMRDRLRALTEDENNQKWLYVTEDDIKSLPCFQNQTLIAIKAPHGTTLEVPDPDEVNGYPQRRYRIVLRSTMGPIDVYLVSQFEEMSGMETPPRPTQTISMDPIENPRTPLAANCNKVTGMQSNIQEGPILPSDVPSSSQDISGMMKIVPSELDADTDYWLLSDNTGVSMTNMWETGQDVEWDRIEKFNAEDFLEVGTPQQQDKPADVVDGPSCIS; encoded by the exons atggcggcggcggccggcgacgGGGCCAGCGAGGCCAGGGCGCGGGCGCTGCTGCAGCACCACCAGCCGTTCGCGCCGCTGCCAGGGGAGTACCACCACTTcggcgcgcccgccgccgccgccgaggagatggtggaggcggTCGTCCTCAGGACGCCA TTGAAACGGAAACATAATAACAGACCAGGAAATGAAGCTGGCGaatcaaatgacttgatgatgaGCCCTGGATATGCTAATGCTGGCAACAGCCCAGTTCCTACACCCCCTTCAGGGAAAGGTTTAAAACCATCCACCAAGCCTAAGGCTATGAAGGGCCAGAAATCTTGCCCTCAGACCCCTTTGAGTTTTG GTTCTCCGGGCAATCCTTCTACCCCTGTTGGTGGCTGCCGCTATGATAGCTCCCTTG GGCTCTTGACAAAGAAGTTCCTGAACTTGCTAAAAGGTGCACCTGGTGGCATTGTTGATCTGAATAATGCTGCAGAAACTCTGGAG GTACAGAAAAGGCGCATATATGACATTACTAATGTTCTCGAAGGGATTGGGCTGATAGAAAAGAAGCTTAAGAACAACATCCGTTGGAA AGGAGTTGATGACTCTCGACCCGGAGAAGTTAGTGATGATATGTCCATCTTACAG GCAGATATCGACGCTCTCACACTGCAAGAGCGCAATTTGGATGAACAAATAAG TGAAATGCGAGACAGATTAAGAGCGCTGACTGAAGATGAAAATAACCAAAA GTGGCTTTATGTCACGGAAGATGATATCAAATCTTTGCCATGCTTCCAG AATCAGACTCTAATTGCTATAAAAGCACCGCATGGTACAACTTTGGAAGTCCCAGACCCTGATGAG GTTAATGGTTATCCTCAAAGGAGATATAGGATTGTCCTAAGAAGTACCATGGGTCCGATAGATGTGTACCTAGTTAG TCAATTTGAGGAGATGAGTGGCATGGAGACTCCTCCAAGGCCTACACAGACAATAAGCATGGATCCTATAGAGAATCCTAGGACGCCTTTGGCTGCGAATTGCAACAAAGTCACAGGGATGCAATCAAATATTCAAGAAGGGCCTATCCTACCTTCTGATGTACCTAGCAGTTCACAGGACATTTCAGGGATGATGAAGAttgtcccttcggagcttgat GCTGATACAGACTACTGGCTCTTATCGGACAACACAGGAGTTAGCATGACGAACATGTGGGAGACAGGAC AAGATGTGGAGTGGGACAGGATTGAAAAATTCAACGCAGAGGATTTCCTGGAAGTGGGCACTCCCCAGCAGCAGGATAAACCAGCCGACGTCGTGGATGGCCCCTCCTGTATAAGTTGA
- the LOC136502707 gene encoding transcription factor E2FB-like isoform X1, with amino-acid sequence MAAAAGDGASEARARALLQHHQPFAPLPGEYHHFGAPAAAAEEMVEAVVLRTPLKRKHNNRPGNEAGESNDLMMSPGYANAGNSPVPTPPSGKGLKPSTKPKAMKGQKSCPQTPLSFGSPGNPSTPVGGCRYDSSLGLLTKKFLNLLKGAPGGIVDLNNAAETLEVQKRRIYDITNVLEGIGLIEKKLKNNIRWKGVDDSRPGEVSDDMSILQADIDALTLQERNLDEQISEMRDRLRALTEDENNQKWLYVTEDDIKSLPCFQNQTLIAIKAPHGTTLEVPDPDEVNGYPQRRYRIVLRSTMGPIDVYLVSQFEEMSGMETPPRPTQTISMDPIENPRTPLAANCNKVTGMQSNIQEGPILPSDVPSSSQDISGMMKIVPSELDADTDYWLLSDNTGVSMTNMWETGPEDVEWDRIEKFNAEDFLEVGTPQQQDKPADVVDGPSCIS; translated from the exons atggcggcggcggccggcgacgGGGCCAGCGAGGCCAGGGCGCGGGCGCTGCTGCAGCACCACCAGCCGTTCGCGCCGCTGCCAGGGGAGTACCACCACTTcggcgcgcccgccgccgccgccgaggagatggtggaggcggTCGTCCTCAGGACGCCA TTGAAACGGAAACATAATAACAGACCAGGAAATGAAGCTGGCGaatcaaatgacttgatgatgaGCCCTGGATATGCTAATGCTGGCAACAGCCCAGTTCCTACACCCCCTTCAGGGAAAGGTTTAAAACCATCCACCAAGCCTAAGGCTATGAAGGGCCAGAAATCTTGCCCTCAGACCCCTTTGAGTTTTG GTTCTCCGGGCAATCCTTCTACCCCTGTTGGTGGCTGCCGCTATGATAGCTCCCTTG GGCTCTTGACAAAGAAGTTCCTGAACTTGCTAAAAGGTGCACCTGGTGGCATTGTTGATCTGAATAATGCTGCAGAAACTCTGGAG GTACAGAAAAGGCGCATATATGACATTACTAATGTTCTCGAAGGGATTGGGCTGATAGAAAAGAAGCTTAAGAACAACATCCGTTGGAA AGGAGTTGATGACTCTCGACCCGGAGAAGTTAGTGATGATATGTCCATCTTACAG GCAGATATCGACGCTCTCACACTGCAAGAGCGCAATTTGGATGAACAAATAAG TGAAATGCGAGACAGATTAAGAGCGCTGACTGAAGATGAAAATAACCAAAA GTGGCTTTATGTCACGGAAGATGATATCAAATCTTTGCCATGCTTCCAG AATCAGACTCTAATTGCTATAAAAGCACCGCATGGTACAACTTTGGAAGTCCCAGACCCTGATGAG GTTAATGGTTATCCTCAAAGGAGATATAGGATTGTCCTAAGAAGTACCATGGGTCCGATAGATGTGTACCTAGTTAG TCAATTTGAGGAGATGAGTGGCATGGAGACTCCTCCAAGGCCTACACAGACAATAAGCATGGATCCTATAGAGAATCCTAGGACGCCTTTGGCTGCGAATTGCAACAAAGTCACAGGGATGCAATCAAATATTCAAGAAGGGCCTATCCTACCTTCTGATGTACCTAGCAGTTCACAGGACATTTCAGGGATGATGAAGAttgtcccttcggagcttgat GCTGATACAGACTACTGGCTCTTATCGGACAACACAGGAGTTAGCATGACGAACATGTGGGAGACAGGAC CAGAAGATGTGGAGTGGGACAGGATTGAAAAATTCAACGCAGAGGATTTCCTGGAAGTGGGCACTCCCCAGCAGCAGGATAAACCAGCCGACGTCGTGGATGGCCCCTCCTGTATAAGTTGA